In Elusimicrobiota bacterium, a single genomic region encodes these proteins:
- a CDS encoding NAD(P)H-dependent oxidoreductase subunit E: MKAWTLRYPAPIMGLVEALRQVQEWHRCVTDEDEEYLARLFDVPRVRIHEAATFFPSFTQKPTGRHRIGLCRGLSCSLAGSKEMCACLEKKLGIKDGETTPDGRFSLETMECLGACDQTPALLVNDELQGQATEEMIDSLIQKLK, from the coding sequence TTGAAGGCTTGGACACTGCGCTATCCCGCCCCCATCATGGGCCTGGTTGAGGCTTTGCGCCAAGTCCAGGAATGGCACCGCTGCGTAACCGACGAGGACGAAGAATATCTCGCCAGGCTCTTCGATGTGCCGCGCGTGCGCATCCATGAGGCCGCCACATTCTTCCCGAGCTTCACGCAGAAGCCGACGGGCCGGCACCGCATCGGCCTGTGCCGCGGGCTCTCCTGCAGCCTGGCCGGCTCCAAGGAGATGTGCGCCTGCCTGGAGAAGAAGCTCGGCATCAAGGATGGAGAGACTACCCCGGACGGCAGGTTCAGCCTGGAGACCATGGAGTGTCTGGGCGCCTGCGACCAAACCCCGGCCCTGCTGGTCAACGATGAATTGCAGGGCCAAGCGACGGAAGAGATGATTGATTCATTGATACAGAAATTGAAATGA
- a CDS encoding NADH-quinone oxidoreductase subunit D: protein MTQKKTYFLNMGPAHPAMHGVIRLILELEGELIVKTEVEIGYLHRAFEKHAETETWNNAIPYTDRLNYVSPLINNSGFCCAVEKLAGVAIPERGQYLRVIASEISRVADHLTCIGANAMELGAFTVFLYLMEGREYLYQLIDDLCGARVTTDYTRIGGVKSDLPEGFVDKCRGVFPKIRKLVADSEALLTKNRIFLDRVEGVGVLSQADALAYGITGPFLRSTGVAYDVRRAHPYLVYDRLDFEVPVGSRGDNLDRYLVRLAEIEQSLRILEQCFNQLPAGPVSLAPWEMRDAFIFEDMGKAGNTALLPRCLAKTCRTLDGGGRDQAAGIRVADPALVMPPKEAAYGNIEGLMNQFESVMWSWGVRVPAGEAYAAVEGGNGELGFHIVSDGSDRAYRVRCRPPCFFIMAALPKLLNGGYVADVVATFGSVNMIAGELDR from the coding sequence CTCATCCTGGAGCTGGAGGGCGAGCTCATCGTCAAGACCGAGGTCGAGATCGGCTACCTGCACCGGGCCTTCGAGAAGCACGCCGAGACCGAGACCTGGAACAACGCCATCCCCTACACGGATCGGCTCAACTACGTCTCGCCGCTCATCAACAACTCCGGCTTCTGCTGCGCGGTGGAGAAGCTCGCCGGCGTGGCCATCCCGGAGCGCGGCCAGTACCTGCGCGTCATCGCCTCCGAGATATCCCGCGTCGCCGACCACCTCACCTGCATCGGCGCCAACGCCATGGAGCTCGGCGCCTTCACGGTCTTCCTCTACCTGATGGAAGGCCGCGAATACCTCTATCAGCTCATCGACGACCTCTGCGGCGCGCGCGTGACCACGGACTACACGCGCATCGGCGGGGTCAAGAGCGACCTGCCCGAAGGCTTCGTGGACAAGTGCCGCGGGGTGTTCCCCAAGATCCGCAAGCTCGTGGCCGACTCCGAGGCCCTGCTCACCAAGAACCGCATTTTCCTGGACCGCGTCGAAGGCGTGGGTGTCCTGAGCCAGGCGGACGCCTTGGCCTACGGCATCACCGGCCCCTTCCTGCGCTCCACCGGCGTGGCCTATGACGTGCGGCGGGCCCATCCCTATCTCGTCTACGACCGCCTCGACTTCGAGGTGCCGGTGGGCAGCCGGGGCGACAACCTCGACCGCTATCTGGTGCGCCTGGCGGAGATCGAGCAGAGCCTGCGCATACTCGAGCAGTGCTTCAACCAGCTGCCCGCCGGGCCCGTTTCTTTGGCCCCCTGGGAGATGAGGGACGCCTTCATCTTCGAGGACATGGGCAAGGCCGGCAATACCGCGCTGCTGCCGCGCTGCCTGGCCAAGACCTGCCGCACCCTCGACGGAGGGGGCCGCGACCAAGCCGCGGGCATCCGCGTCGCGGACCCGGCTTTGGTCATGCCGCCCAAGGAAGCGGCCTACGGCAATATCGAGGGCCTCATGAACCAGTTCGAGTCCGTGATGTGGAGCTGGGGCGTGCGCGTGCCCGCGGGCGAGGCCTACGCCGCGGTGGAGGGGGGCAACGGCGAGCTGGGCTTCCACATCGTCTCGGACGGCTCGGACCGGGCCTACCGCGTGCGCTGCCGGCCGCCGTGCTTCTTCATCATGGCCGCTCTGCCCAAGCTGCTCAACGGCGGCTACGTTGCCGACGTGGTGGCCACATTCGGGTCCGTGAACATGATCGCCGGTGAGCTCGACCGATGA